A single genomic interval of Lewinellaceae bacterium harbors:
- a CDS encoding carbon-nitrogen hydrolase translates to MANVQVGIIQMSCVADKAQNLDKAQQRIRLAAAKGAQIICLQELFTSLYFCDEENYDNFALAETIPGPSTNVLGPLAKELNVVIIASLFEKRAPGLYHNTVAILDADGSYLGKYRKMHIPDDPAYYEKFYFTPGDLGYKTFKTSYGTIGVLICWDQWYPEAARITALMGAEMLFYPTAIGWATDQDEATNSEQYQAWQTIQRSHSVANGVPVISVNRVGFEQNGAMQFWGGSFITNAFGRILYQASHEEEEIHVENIDLAQSDRYRTHWPFLRDRRIDSYQPLQKRFIDEV, encoded by the coding sequence ATGGCCAATGTACAGGTGGGTATTATTCAGATGAGCTGTGTGGCGGACAAGGCTCAAAACCTGGATAAAGCTCAGCAGCGGATCCGACTGGCTGCCGCAAAGGGAGCACAAATCATCTGCCTGCAGGAGTTGTTCACTTCACTCTATTTCTGTGACGAGGAGAATTACGACAATTTTGCCCTCGCAGAGACGATACCCGGACCTTCAACCAATGTTCTGGGACCATTGGCCAAAGAGTTGAATGTGGTCATCATTGCATCCCTTTTTGAAAAGCGGGCCCCTGGTCTCTATCACAATACGGTGGCCATCCTGGATGCAGATGGGAGTTACCTTGGCAAATACCGCAAAATGCACATCCCTGATGATCCGGCCTATTATGAGAAGTTTTACTTTACACCCGGTGATTTAGGATACAAAACGTTCAAGACCAGCTATGGCACCATAGGTGTCCTGATATGCTGGGACCAATGGTATCCGGAAGCTGCCCGCATTACCGCTCTGATGGGCGCGGAAATGCTCTTTTATCCAACTGCCATAGGCTGGGCGACCGACCAGGATGAGGCAACCAACAGTGAGCAATACCAGGCCTGGCAGACCATCCAGCGCAGCCACAGTGTGGCCAACGGTGTCCCTGTCATATCGGTCAACCGGGTAGGTTTCGAGCAAAATGGTGCCATGCAATTTTGGGGTGGCTCCTTCATAACCAATGCTTTCGGCCGCATACTGTATCAGGCATCCCATGAAGAGGAGGAGATCCATGTGGAAAACATTGACCTGGCTCAATCGGATCGCTACCGCACCCATTGGCCTTTCCTGCGGGATCGCCGAATCGATTCTTACCAACCTCTGCAGAAAAGGTTCATCGACGAAGTATAA
- a CDS encoding glycoside hydrolase family 127 protein, which yields MHRGIYFSIAVLFAGGTLPGQNMAPTLELGQLLKVQPAIQPKATGFSLADIRLLDSPFKRAMDMNGAYLLELDPDRLLHRFHEYAGLPVKGDLYGGWEEGTLSGHSLGHYLTGCAQMYAATGDDAYKERTDYVVDELARCQDARGTGYIGAIPKEDSTWNVIASGQIVSRGFDLNGLWSPWYNLHKVFAGLQDVYQYTGNKKALDIAIKFADWVDTKFAGLSEAQWQEMLLCEYGGMNDALVNLYALTGDKKYLDLSRKFHDRAVLDPLAHREDNLAGKHGNTQIPKVIGCARRYEMTGDAQDSAIAQFFWDRVVHHHSYVTGSHGISEYFGTADKLNDKLSDATGESCNVYNMLKLTQHLFTWSGDPVYADFYERALYNHILASIDGPGAYCYFIPLRQGTKRHFSNKFNSFWCCVGTAMENHGKYAEHIYFTGMDGSLMVNLYLPSVLSWQAKEVQLSQTGDPATGAVTMKVGCDAPHEFTLKLRHPAWATQGMRIWVNGAPVLSHYKTADYAVIRRIWHDGDVVRIEMPAGLQEESMPDNPDRIALLYGPYVLAGKLPETVEDPLFEVPVIVTEDRSPNSWVIQDEQALAFHSEHSGRPYELSFIPFYRADTIRYTTYLDYFTDAGWEQRKKDFLAKQQKEAEIEKRTVDIMRLGEMQPERDHHLTSVEASYVYDESGRKGRDARNGGYFEFDMKVDPQAPMQLLATYWGSDRGKRSFDILINGKIIGSQQLNENFPGVFFDVEYPIPPALSHGKNTVRVRFQGHEGNTAGVVYGVRTLKR from the coding sequence ATGCACCGTGGAATATACTTTTCGATTGCCGTTCTTTTTGCCGGTGGCACATTACCAGGTCAGAATATGGCGCCTACCCTGGAATTAGGTCAACTGCTGAAAGTGCAACCAGCCATCCAGCCGAAAGCAACAGGGTTTTCGCTGGCTGATATCCGCCTCCTGGATTCTCCTTTCAAGAGGGCCATGGATATGAATGGCGCCTATCTCCTCGAGCTGGACCCTGACCGGCTTTTACACCGTTTTCATGAATACGCAGGATTACCTGTCAAAGGTGATTTATATGGCGGCTGGGAAGAAGGCACCCTGTCCGGCCACAGCCTGGGACATTACCTCACAGGTTGTGCCCAGATGTATGCTGCCACCGGTGACGATGCTTATAAAGAGCGTACAGATTATGTCGTGGATGAACTGGCGCGCTGCCAGGATGCGAGAGGAACAGGATATATCGGTGCCATTCCGAAAGAAGACTCAACCTGGAATGTGATCGCTTCCGGCCAGATCGTTTCCCGCGGTTTTGACCTCAACGGACTCTGGTCTCCCTGGTACAATCTGCACAAAGTATTTGCCGGCCTGCAGGATGTATACCAGTATACGGGGAATAAAAAAGCGTTGGATATTGCCATCAAATTTGCCGACTGGGTTGATACTAAATTTGCCGGCCTTTCAGAAGCGCAATGGCAGGAGATGCTGCTTTGCGAATATGGTGGGATGAACGATGCACTGGTCAATCTTTACGCGTTGACCGGGGATAAGAAATATCTGGATTTGTCCCGCAAATTTCACGACCGGGCCGTGCTGGATCCCCTGGCACACAGAGAAGACAATCTCGCTGGCAAACACGGAAATACCCAGATCCCAAAAGTGATCGGCTGCGCCCGGCGTTATGAAATGACCGGAGATGCTCAGGACTCCGCCATAGCTCAATTTTTCTGGGATCGCGTGGTCCATCACCATTCCTATGTCACCGGCAGCCATGGCATTTCGGAATATTTCGGAACAGCGGACAAGCTGAACGATAAACTCAGCGATGCCACCGGAGAAAGCTGCAATGTGTACAATATGCTGAAATTGACCCAGCATTTATTCACCTGGTCGGGAGATCCCGTTTATGCCGATTTCTACGAAAGGGCCCTGTACAATCACATCCTGGCATCCATCGACGGCCCCGGAGCATATTGTTATTTTATCCCTTTACGGCAGGGTACCAAAAGGCATTTCAGCAACAAGTTCAACTCTTTCTGGTGTTGTGTCGGGACCGCCATGGAGAACCACGGCAAATACGCCGAACACATCTATTTTACCGGGATGGATGGCAGCCTGATGGTTAATCTTTATCTGCCCAGTGTTTTGTCCTGGCAAGCAAAGGAAGTACAACTGAGTCAGACCGGAGATCCGGCCACCGGGGCTGTAACCATGAAGGTCGGTTGTGATGCTCCCCATGAATTCACCTTGAAATTAAGACATCCTGCGTGGGCGACCCAGGGCATGCGCATCTGGGTTAACGGAGCGCCTGTCCTGTCTCATTACAAGACTGCTGATTATGCCGTGATCCGTCGTATCTGGCATGACGGTGATGTGGTCCGCATCGAAATGCCGGCTGGTCTGCAGGAAGAATCCATGCCGGACAACCCGGACCGTATCGCACTGCTGTACGGCCCGTACGTATTGGCCGGGAAACTGCCTGAAACAGTGGAGGATCCGTTGTTCGAAGTACCTGTGATCGTCACAGAAGATCGTTCACCCAATTCCTGGGTAATCCAGGACGAACAGGCTCTGGCTTTTCACTCTGAACATAGTGGGAGACCTTACGAACTTTCCTTTATACCGTTTTACCGGGCCGATACCATCCGATATACCACGTACCTCGATTACTTTACCGATGCCGGATGGGAGCAGCGCAAAAAAGATTTCCTCGCCAAGCAACAAAAAGAAGCCGAAATCGAAAAAAGGACTGTGGACATCATGCGATTAGGGGAAATGCAACCCGAGCGTGATCACCATCTCACCAGTGTGGAAGCCTCCTATGTCTACGACGAATCCGGCCGGAAAGGTCGTGATGCCCGCAACGGAGGTTATTTTGAATTTGACATGAAAGTCGACCCACAGGCCCCCATGCAACTGTTGGCAACTTATTGGGGTTCAGACCGCGGCAAACGTTCGTTTGACATCCTGATCAATGGAAAGATTATCGGCTCCCAACAACTGAATGAGAACTTCCCGGGTGTTTTTTTTGACGTGGAATATCCGATCCCTCCTGCATTGAGCCATGGCAAAAATACCGTCCGCGTCCGCTTCCAGGGACATGAAGGCAACACCGCTGGTGTGGTCTATGGTGTCCGTACTTTAAAGCGCTGA
- a CDS encoding Gfo/Idh/MocA family oxidoreductase: MDHQLNSRRKFIRSSAIAATFLGIAPDQMSRSAIERKLEDLTSTPQARGKSVMGLKKAPLDQVKVGMIGLGNRGSFHAKLVHALYPKAKLTAICDIRPEYAQKTADFLKENGQNPAVYTGNADAWKEMVKRDDIDLVIVVTPWENHVPMCVEAMRQGKHVATEVPAAVTLAEHWEMVDTAEETQLNCMMMENVCYGDEELWLLNMAEQGVLGTLTYGECAYIHNLRDSMLSKTGYYNQWRIRHHVTTDGNLYPTHGLGPVAQYMGIGRGDRFDHLVSMSSLQASLSEASRSIEPDNEFYNRTDYAHGDMNTSLIKTDKGRLITVHHDVVTPRPYNRINALAGTKGYHEGYPSRLSILGKEEHDWLPEEEYKKYREQYKHPIWDKLKAEIEKNGGHGGMDFVMMYRLIDNLHQGLPLDMDVYDAAVWSGVTPISAISVQLGSSPVQFPDFTRGHWQGNRKLSIMESV, from the coding sequence ATGGATCATCAACTAAATAGCCGGAGGAAATTCATCAGATCTTCCGCTATAGCTGCCACATTCCTGGGGATTGCTCCCGATCAGATGAGTCGCAGCGCCATAGAGCGCAAGCTGGAAGATCTTACTTCAACACCGCAGGCACGGGGAAAGTCGGTCATGGGCCTGAAGAAAGCGCCGCTGGATCAGGTTAAAGTCGGGATGATCGGATTGGGTAACCGGGGAAGCTTCCACGCCAAACTGGTCCATGCTCTGTATCCCAAGGCCAAACTGACAGCGATCTGTGATATCCGGCCGGAATATGCTCAGAAGACAGCGGATTTTTTAAAAGAGAATGGACAGAACCCTGCCGTGTATACAGGGAATGCCGATGCCTGGAAAGAGATGGTAAAGCGGGATGATATCGACCTGGTTATCGTGGTGACTCCCTGGGAAAACCATGTACCCATGTGTGTCGAAGCCATGCGTCAGGGTAAACACGTAGCTACTGAAGTGCCTGCTGCCGTGACCCTTGCCGAACATTGGGAAATGGTCGATACCGCAGAAGAGACCCAGCTCAACTGCATGATGATGGAGAATGTCTGTTACGGGGATGAAGAGCTCTGGCTGCTGAATATGGCAGAGCAGGGCGTCCTGGGTACACTGACCTACGGTGAATGTGCCTACATCCACAATTTGCGGGACTCCATGCTGAGTAAGACTGGCTATTACAATCAATGGCGGATACGCCATCATGTTACGACTGACGGGAATCTGTACCCCACCCATGGTCTGGGCCCCGTAGCACAATACATGGGCATCGGAAGAGGAGACCGCTTTGATCATCTGGTTTCGATGTCTTCGCTTCAGGCGAGCTTGTCTGAAGCTTCCCGGTCCATTGAGCCAGACAATGAGTTTTACAATCGGACCGATTACGCCCATGGCGATATGAACACCTCATTGATCAAGACAGATAAAGGCCGGTTGATTACCGTTCACCATGATGTGGTGACGCCACGGCCTTATAACCGGATTAATGCACTGGCTGGTACGAAAGGATATCATGAAGGTTACCCGAGCCGGCTCTCCATATTGGGTAAAGAAGAACATGATTGGCTGCCCGAAGAGGAATACAAGAAATACCGGGAACAATACAAGCACCCCATCTGGGATAAGTTGAAGGCTGAAATCGAGAAGAATGGCGGGCATGGCGGTATGGACTTCGTGATGATGTATCGCCTTATCGACAATCTGCACCAAGGATTGCCTCTGGATATGGATGTCTACGATGCGGCAGTATGGTCCGGGGTGACGCCGATCTCCGCGATATCCGTTCAACTGGGTTCCAGTCCGGTACAGTTTCCGGATTTTACCCGAGGCCATTGGCAGGGGAACCGCAAGTTAAGTATCATGGAAAGTGTCTGA
- the surE gene encoding 5'/3'-nucleotidase SurE translates to MSKPLILVTNDDGIVAPGIRVLVDIVRAHGDVVVVAPDSPQSGKGHAVTLEEPLRINKVNVFPGLEAYECNGTPVDCVKLAKHIVLKDRKVDLCVSGINHGSNASINIIYSGTMSAAMEASLEGINSIGFSLLNFAFDADFNPCRPYVDKIVRDVMERGIPHSRLLNVNIPYPDHGRIRGIKVCKQAEGRWREEFMEAVDPRGQKYYWLTGVFQVDDHADDTDIWALQNDYISVVPSGHDLTTYASLPGLKYLEV, encoded by the coding sequence ATGAGCAAGCCCTTGATTTTAGTGACCAATGATGACGGGATCGTGGCGCCTGGCATCCGGGTATTGGTTGACATCGTCCGTGCCCATGGCGATGTCGTCGTGGTTGCACCCGATTCTCCCCAGTCGGGTAAAGGCCACGCAGTGACCCTGGAGGAGCCGCTGCGGATCAATAAGGTGAATGTATTCCCGGGCCTGGAAGCCTATGAATGCAATGGTACACCCGTCGATTGTGTCAAACTGGCTAAACACATCGTCCTGAAAGACCGTAAAGTGGATTTATGTGTATCGGGTATCAATCACGGTTCGAATGCATCCATTAACATCATTTATTCAGGCACCATGTCTGCCGCCATGGAAGCATCCCTGGAAGGAATAAACTCCATCGGGTTTTCGCTATTGAACTTTGCCTTTGATGCAGACTTCAATCCTTGCCGGCCTTACGTGGATAAGATCGTCCGGGATGTGATGGAACGTGGCATCCCGCACAGCCGTCTGCTCAATGTCAATATTCCTTACCCGGACCATGGCCGTATCCGTGGTATCAAGGTGTGCAAGCAGGCGGAGGGCCGCTGGCGCGAAGAATTTATGGAGGCAGTGGATCCGCGAGGCCAGAAATACTATTGGCTTACCGGTGTATTTCAGGTCGATGATCATGCTGACGACACTGACATCTGGGCGCTGCAAAACGATTACATCTCGGTGGTGCCTTCCGGACATGACCTGACTACTTACGCTTCATTACCTGGACTAAAATATTTGGAAGTATGA
- the lpxB gene encoding lipid-A-disaccharide synthase: MRYYVIAGEASGDLHGSNLIRAIHTLDKDATIYAWGGEKMEAAGAQLRKHYKDLAFMGFVEVVRHLGTIMRNLSFCREDLLAFKPDALILIDYPGFNMRIAKWAKSKQIPVYYYISPQIWAWKEKRGYALKASIRKMLCILPFEPAFYERFSMKADYVGHPLLDVIPEYKAEPLSLETELPVIAILPGSRKQEIERLLPVQLGVVRHFPGYQFVIAGVPHQDSLLYSDIIHNAGLRDDQVPVITGRTYDLLASASGAVVTSGTATLETALFGVPLVVVYKGSPVSYQIAKRLIRVKYISLVNLILDKPLVPELIQDECTPESIVQALRVLLNLNAEGQWAKEVVKLKAILGGPGASQRAGELICQDVPVRG; this comes from the coding sequence ATGCGTTATTACGTCATTGCAGGCGAGGCATCCGGCGATTTGCACGGAAGCAATCTGATCAGGGCAATTCATACCCTGGACAAGGATGCTACCATATATGCCTGGGGTGGCGAGAAGATGGAGGCTGCCGGTGCCCAACTGCGCAAGCATTATAAGGATCTTGCTTTCATGGGATTTGTGGAAGTAGTCAGGCACCTGGGTACCATCATGCGAAATTTATCATTTTGCAGGGAGGACCTATTGGCCTTTAAGCCGGATGCGCTCATTTTGATCGACTACCCGGGTTTTAATATGCGGATCGCGAAATGGGCAAAATCAAAGCAAATCCCGGTTTATTACTACATCTCTCCTCAAATCTGGGCCTGGAAAGAAAAACGTGGATATGCACTGAAGGCCAGTATACGCAAGATGCTGTGTATTTTGCCTTTTGAGCCGGCATTCTATGAAAGATTTTCGATGAAGGCAGATTATGTCGGACATCCTTTATTGGATGTGATCCCGGAATACAAGGCAGAACCATTGAGTCTTGAAACTGAACTGCCGGTTATAGCAATCTTACCCGGTAGCCGCAAGCAGGAAATTGAACGGTTGCTCCCTGTCCAGCTGGGTGTCGTCCGTCATTTTCCAGGCTATCAATTCGTCATCGCAGGTGTACCTCATCAGGATTCATTGCTGTATTCCGATATTATCCATAATGCGGGCCTGCGGGATGATCAGGTTCCGGTCATTACTGGCCGTACCTATGATTTATTGGCATCGGCCTCGGGAGCTGTTGTTACCTCCGGAACGGCGACACTGGAAACCGCCTTGTTTGGGGTTCCTCTAGTGGTCGTGTATAAAGGGAGCCCGGTATCCTACCAGATAGCTAAAAGGCTGATACGCGTCAAGTACATCTCGCTGGTCAACCTGATCCTGGATAAACCATTGGTTCCCGAATTGATCCAGGATGAGTGCACTCCTGAGAGTATTGTTCAGGCCCTCAGGGTCCTGTTGAATCTGAATGCGGAAGGACAGTGGGCGAAAGAAGTGGTTAAACTAAAGGCCATTCTTGGAGGTCCGGGCGCATCACAGCGGGCGGGGGAGCTTATTTGTCAGGACGTTCCAGTCCGGGGATAA
- the trxA gene encoding thioredoxin, translating into MKTKKVSFKDIISSNKPVLVDFSAEWCGPCKAMAPVLQQVASKVGDKARIVKIDVDRNPTLASKYKVQGVPTFMIFKKGKMLWRQSGMQPMQSLVSLLEKEAASA; encoded by the coding sequence GTGAAAACAAAAAAAGTATCCTTCAAAGACATCATCAGCAGCAACAAACCGGTTCTGGTGGATTTTTCAGCCGAATGGTGTGGCCCCTGTAAAGCCATGGCGCCGGTACTCCAGCAGGTAGCATCCAAAGTGGGTGACAAAGCACGGATCGTCAAAATTGATGTTGACCGTAATCCGACCCTGGCCAGCAAATACAAGGTCCAGGGTGTACCGACCTTTATGATCTTTAAAAAAGGTAAAATGCTGTGGCGTCAGTCGGGGATGCAACCCATGCAATCCCTCGTGAGTTTGCTGGAAAAAGAAGCCGCTTCCGCCTGA
- a CDS encoding pyridoxal-phosphate dependent enzyme has protein sequence METPGIVIDPLLDGVSTLHESISSESLELSQYVRNPQNALIDRLDAYTDIINIEIGDTSLIRARNFEREFDLKQIWLKFEGNNPSGTQKDRIAFAQCLDALRREYDTITLATCGNYGAAISLAANLAGLRCLVCIPETYHTERVQEMEAQGAQIIRTPGKYEDAVWYSRKLAEDEGYYDANPGGSNSAIQIMAYAEIANELYDVLRDAPKIIAVPVSNGTLLAGIYRGFASLYKRGKTSRIPRFVAASSYKKNPIIYSFKKGLETCVNIEEDKIKESRINEPLINWHSFDGNEALWALNQSQGDAFDISDHKMMQYSRQLKQKEGLHVLPASTVGLAALLEMHKADRLEGDRYVVILTGRH, from the coding sequence ATGGAAACTCCCGGTATTGTGATTGATCCCTTATTGGATGGTGTAAGCACCCTGCATGAATCCATTTCCTCCGAATCGCTTGAGCTGAGCCAGTATGTTCGAAACCCACAGAATGCCCTGATTGACCGGCTTGATGCGTATACGGACATCATCAATATCGAGATTGGTGACACCTCACTGATCCGGGCCCGGAACTTTGAGCGGGAATTTGATCTGAAACAGATTTGGCTAAAATTTGAAGGAAACAACCCATCCGGGACCCAGAAGGACCGCATCGCCTTTGCTCAATGCCTTGATGCTTTACGCCGGGAATACGACACCATCACGCTGGCCACCTGCGGCAATTATGGGGCTGCAATAAGTCTGGCTGCAAACCTGGCGGGGTTGCGCTGCCTGGTCTGTATTCCGGAAACCTATCACACTGAACGGGTGCAGGAAATGGAGGCCCAGGGCGCTCAAATCATCCGTACACCAGGGAAGTACGAGGATGCGGTATGGTACTCCCGGAAACTGGCTGAAGATGAAGGTTACTATGACGCCAATCCGGGAGGGAGCAATTCAGCTATTCAAATCATGGCTTATGCGGAAATAGCCAATGAATTGTACGATGTCCTCCGTGACGCTCCGAAGATCATCGCCGTTCCGGTCTCCAATGGCACTTTGCTCGCGGGAATCTACCGGGGGTTTGCAAGCTTATACAAAAGAGGCAAAACGTCCCGTATTCCACGTTTTGTCGCTGCCTCCTCTTATAAAAAGAACCCCATCATTTATTCCTTCAAGAAAGGCCTGGAAACCTGCGTCAATATCGAAGAAGATAAGATCAAGGAATCCCGTATCAACGAACCACTCATTAACTGGCACAGCTTCGACGGAAACGAGGCATTATGGGCTCTCAACCAAAGCCAGGGGGATGCATTTGACATCAGTGACCACAAGATGATGCAGTACAGCCGCCAACTGAAACAAAAAGAAGGTCTGCATGTCTTACCGGCATCCACGGTAGGGCTGGCAGCACTGCTGGAGATGCACAAGGCAGACCGGTTGGAGGGTGATCGCTATGTGGTTATTCTTACTGGCAGACACTGA
- a CDS encoding agmatine deiminase family protein, with product MDNTAMTPRQLGYRFPAEFEPHEAMWLSWPHNPDTWPGKIETIYPSYCAFIKEVTKSEEVRINVVDEAMKVKARQMLHEAGVSPDRIRFYHHPTNDAWCRDHGPAFVINPNAAQPKAIIDWGYNAWGGKYPPYDLDDVIPTLIGEKLGLPVFYPGIVMEGGSVEFNGDGTLITSTACLLNPNRNPDLNQGQIEALLCEYYGVEQILWVDEGIIGDDTDGHIDDTVRFVNRDTVLTVIEDNVRDENHALLQQNLKQLQSMRLRDGQPLNIIELPMPDPVYYQGQRLPVSYANFYIANHAVIVPVFHSSKDDTALRIIQDCFPGRQVVGIDSRDIIWGLGSFHCLSQQEPSV from the coding sequence ATGGATAACACTGCCATGACGCCCCGACAACTCGGATACCGGTTCCCTGCTGAATTTGAGCCGCACGAAGCCATGTGGCTGAGCTGGCCGCATAACCCGGATACCTGGCCGGGCAAGATCGAAACCATCTATCCGTCCTATTGCGCCTTTATCAAGGAAGTAACGAAAAGTGAAGAGGTCCGGATCAATGTCGTAGATGAAGCTATGAAGGTGAAAGCCCGGCAGATGCTTCACGAAGCGGGGGTATCTCCGGACCGGATACGGTTCTATCACCATCCCACGAATGACGCATGGTGCAGGGATCACGGCCCTGCATTTGTAATTAACCCGAATGCTGCCCAGCCCAAAGCCATCATTGATTGGGGCTATAATGCCTGGGGTGGTAAATATCCTCCGTACGATCTCGATGATGTAATTCCTACCCTGATCGGAGAAAAGCTGGGATTGCCCGTTTTCTACCCGGGTATCGTTATGGAAGGCGGTTCGGTTGAGTTCAATGGTGACGGCACCCTGATAACTTCCACCGCCTGCCTGCTCAATCCAAACCGAAATCCGGATCTCAATCAGGGCCAGATTGAAGCACTGCTTTGCGAATATTATGGCGTGGAACAGATACTCTGGGTCGATGAAGGCATCATTGGTGACGACACCGATGGCCATATCGATGACACCGTTCGGTTTGTTAACCGGGACACCGTTCTCACTGTGATCGAGGACAACGTCCGGGATGAGAATCACGCCTTGTTGCAACAGAATCTGAAACAGCTTCAATCCATGCGTTTACGTGATGGGCAACCCTTAAACATCATAGAATTACCCATGCCTGATCCGGTGTATTATCAGGGTCAGCGTTTACCGGTATCGTATGCAAACTTCTATATTGCCAACCATGCTGTTATCGTACCGGTATTTCATAGCTCAAAGGATGACACTGCCTTACGGATCATTCAGGACTGTTTCCCCGGCCGTCAGGTAGTCGGAATCGATTCCCGCGATATCATCTGGGGACTGGGCAGCTTTCATTGCCTCAGCCAGCAGGAACCCTCTGTCTGA
- a CDS encoding acetate uptake transporter: MDAKLSNPAPLGLMGFGMTTVLLNIHNAGFFPVSAMILSMGIFYGGIAQVIAGILEFQKGNTFGTTAFTSYGLFWITLVALWVFPEFGWAKGEATGAAFMGWYLFLWGVFTFFMWIGTFNKNKVLQFIFLSLWILFLLLAIRDWSGSAIIGTIAGWEGMVCGASAIYLAMAEVINETREKQILPVG, translated from the coding sequence ATGGATGCGAAATTATCCAATCCGGCGCCTCTGGGCCTGATGGGTTTTGGTATGACCACCGTATTGCTGAATATCCACAATGCAGGATTTTTCCCGGTAAGCGCCATGATCCTGTCGATGGGTATATTCTACGGAGGCATTGCGCAGGTAATTGCAGGGATTCTTGAATTCCAAAAAGGAAATACATTTGGTACCACCGCTTTTACCTCCTATGGATTGTTTTGGATCACCCTGGTTGCCTTGTGGGTATTTCCGGAATTTGGCTGGGCAAAAGGCGAAGCTACCGGGGCAGCATTTATGGGATGGTACTTATTCCTGTGGGGTGTGTTTACTTTCTTTATGTGGATAGGGACATTTAACAAGAACAAAGTCCTGCAGTTCATCTTCCTTTCCCTCTGGATCCTGTTTTTGCTTCTTGCTATCCGGGATTGGAGTGGCTCAGCCATCATCGGCACCATTGCTGGTTGGGAAGGCATGGTATGTGGGGCATCAGCAATTTATCTGGCAATGGCCGAGGTGATTAATGAGACACGTGAAAAACAAATCTTACCGGTCGGATAA
- a CDS encoding outer membrane lipoprotein-sorting protein, protein MRTIFFALLTGLLVTNFSYAQTADEVIESYLETIGGRDALTAIKTMKSEGKVNFQGMEIPFVMYQKVPGSQKLVINFQGQEITQMSFDGNEGWGTNFMTMQPEKWESEDSEIMKSEMDFPEVFLNYKDKGYTAEIEGEENIEGTDCYRLKLTKKPITVDGKEEENFTYYFFDKETNVPVMVRSMIHKGDMKGKSQETFMSDYQEVSGVYQPFTLQIKLDGQVMQSLTMDKVEVNIDMDDSVFAFPGK, encoded by the coding sequence ATGAGAACGATTTTTTTCGCTTTGCTGACCGGTTTGCTGGTCACCAATTTTTCCTATGCTCAAACGGCTGATGAAGTCATCGAGTCCTACCTGGAGACGATAGGAGGACGTGATGCCTTAACGGCGATCAAGACCATGAAGTCTGAAGGCAAAGTCAACTTTCAGGGTATGGAAATACCTTTTGTGATGTATCAAAAGGTTCCCGGATCTCAGAAATTGGTCATTAATTTCCAGGGTCAGGAAATCACCCAGATGTCATTTGACGGCAATGAAGGCTGGGGTACCAATTTCATGACCATGCAACCTGAAAAATGGGAGTCGGAGGACAGTGAAATCATGAAATCCGAAATGGATTTCCCGGAAGTTTTCCTCAATTACAAAGATAAGGGGTACACTGCCGAAATCGAAGGTGAAGAAAACATCGAGGGCACCGATTGCTACCGCCTGAAACTGACGAAGAAACCAATTACCGTTGATGGAAAAGAAGAAGAAAACTTTACATACTATTTCTTCGATAAAGAAACCAATGTACCGGTAATGGTTCGAAGCATGATTCACAAAGGTGATATGAAAGGCAAATCACAGGAGACTTTCATGAGTGATTACCAGGAAGTATCCGGTGTCTACCAACCGTTTACCCTGCAGATCAAACTCGATGGACAAGTCATGCAAAGTTTGACAATGGACAAAGTGGAAGTCAACATCGATATGGATGATTCGGTGTTTGCATTTCCCGGAAAGTAA